One Spodoptera frugiperda isolate SF20-4 chromosome 30, AGI-APGP_CSIRO_Sfru_2.0, whole genome shotgun sequence genomic window carries:
- the LOC118269664 gene encoding RING finger protein 17, with translation MDDDIKKFCPNCSQLYNLQLNPSSRPQGNLPLFLPCGHSMCENCIVNIAKCQEPIECKVCLCDADVKINDMNAFLRDKNVLFSKFPINVQMVGELAVSRMKDSYSPHEKPEDDFFIDLKALLNSAAEQGNCVECDVATSKMCKECVTILCDACFNKTHKNYIVFKNHVLQSIETTMLPSTCKQHLQKPLDYYCKDCKKCLCTDCMILGGDKSCKNHEVVSLQEINETFLEELVEISPKVDETYRRLTKTAVDIGYLLYNFQNDSGSAKDLTVILASVEQHFSKLFSIIQKHKEEIVNIILYLKFSEKNSLQRAKSDIANSIKKANNVLDLIAIATDTKNIKKINLPALLEEAKEILNVPWYLDKKESDKEPLKVTVNEDLCTLVSDYLHLEGNVKSVYKMYSTAELSDDVEIPPAPAKPVMPPELPKDARLSKPNKPKPEPAKPPALFTNAPRYRSKSGSVSSMNSSCSEKSNRSYIVKNQYQQQPIVQPVAPFEENQHPQQLSEGAQELIYVTHIVNPHNFFVQRACFQRLVKEMVREFRNAVSFAKPSVNHIAPGKTYLAFNKADNMWQRCRVLGIDMSNKNPIVQVFCFDFGSIEFVSADKLRLLPPSKIQSPYPLAINCSLANCVPITGNWTSDDSFLIQHIIDNKQAVLHVRNIIPISNVDFKLDCDVITFENGVSVAHALVFHERAKMPNPKLWYPKIKGVQETPKLYNSSDLKSEEEVYITHVVHPDKFYVRKHHHQEVYDRITEELEQEYNLASTAGTVFLPEIGKVYAVNLEKCQENVSAAQWARGVVTELPGHKRVRVRLPDCGSSLLLHWSSLRYLQTKFTTLSALAIECHLAGITPPNRQWSAVSCEFLKKYKGTLLEVRIEDNRNKGRQNRKDRGSVGVILYDKTDPENLVCINNEMIKYKFGVSFGINKFSAAPPEELVVTNKLPVLEPKPSKPQKNKITILKKETEEKVKSPESIDDKDLLAKDKGPLRLEAKVLNYQSPSHIYISLVHQQKTFNELFEKMQKYYSNKNNKNKQKEDWKVGDRCSTLCQQSQTWRRAIIMELKDSNVKLFYSDFACIETVPISSLKELTPEFSKIGDAAIKCHLCGIMPAVGDEWPLITKEYLKELLDAYKRIFVTKMGTFKDKSMPIQLWVYHTVQGGALEPNKSTWRCLNEKILEQGLCVPDQSQVVPTENNAEDSQDMLSFLNITGSVNEWLLLEPMPMKPLEKEKVDSRSKTNSPTPSQEDEDNYSSTKEDPSPSNVMYITDWLPPEPLNCREFTALPTYIDNDGIIYLHDIRQQDTLDLIRKALDVRFKGPDPKAKYTKWSVGEPCVALFFLDNRYYRGRVIEVDRDNSTCIIHYIDYGNEETCSFENLRKSVPLHQIPTQAHKCMLSRIRPVGKQWDRQTLDYIHKSIVEKQCFVKVVGDAVNGVIPIELKYDKLWINDHLVDFELAEYKDGTKAPVMKYCPVKKNKEIIQEDTIQYDSGPDYIAVDDQDTDQLSSCQNSFDASSLKAADWNKLMENEQSATDGKFLTFPKHSDDEYMCNIALINDVNTLELSIVWDEDTSRVYEQMFEEIQSESMNMSPLDGIFENKACIAVFPEDGRWYRAVILQYSEKKGRVKVRYVDYGNIEIISLADTREICEELVKLPPATISAKLFGVRLNPDTDISVITQNYAQVFLDKGPFQVNIKGYDGPVPLVEIRYENSDLVYKKLIEDNIFIKCD, from the exons ATGGACGACGACATAAAGAAGTTCTGTCCAAACTGTTCTCAACTTTATAATTTACAAC TAAACCCTTCATCAAGGCCACAAGGAAACTTACCACTATTCCTGCCATGTGGCCACTCAATGTGTGAAAATTGCATTGTAAACATTGCAAAATGCCAGGAGCCTATTGAATGCAAAGTCTGCCTTTGCGATGCAGACGTGAAGATAAATGATATGAATGCATTCCTTcgagataaaaatgttttgttctcAAAGTTTCCCATAAATGTTCAGATGGTGGGTGAGCTAGCTGTGAGTCGGATGAag gATTCATATTCCCCTCACGAGAAACCCGAAGATGACTTTTTCATTGACTTAAAAGCTTTGTTAAATTCTGCAGCAGAACAAG gcAATTGTGTCGAATGTGATGTAGCTACATCAAAAATGTGTAAAGAGTGTGTCACCATCTTGTGTGATGCTTGCTTCAataaaactcacaaaaactacaTTGTTTTCAAGAACCATGTACTACAAAGTATTG AAACAACTATGTTACCCAGTACCTGCAAGCAGCATCTTCAGAAGCCACTTGATTATTATTGCAAGGATTGCAAGAAGTGTTTATGTACAGACTGCATGATACTCGGTGGAGACAAATCTTGCAAGAACCATGAAGTGGTGTCTTTGCAGGAAATT AATGAGACCTTCTTGGAAGAATTAGTTGAAATATCTCCTAAAGTTGACGAAACCTACAGAAGACTGACAAAAACAGCTGTT gATATTGGATATTTGCTTTATAACTTTCAAAATGATTCTGGATCAGCAAAAGACCTCACCGTTATTCTGGCCAGTGTGGAACAACACTTCTCAAAGCTTTTCTCTATCATACAAAAACATAAGGAAGAAatcgtaaatataatattatacttaaaattttcTGAAAAGAACTCCTTGCAAAGAGCTAAATCTGATATAGCGAATTCTATTAAGAAAGCCAATAATGTGTTAGATTTGATAGCAATTGCAACAGacaccaaaaatattaaaaag ATTAATTTGCCAGCACTTTTAGAAGAAGCTAAAGAAATTTTGAATGTTCCCTGGTATCTGGACAAGAAAGAATCGGACAAGGAACCTCTCAA GGTGACTGTAAATGAAGACTTGTGTACCCTAGTCAGTGACTATCTGCACTTGGAAGGCAATGTGAAGTCTGTGTACAAGATGTATTCCACGGCAGAACTCAGTGACGATGTGGAAATACCACCAGCTCCCGCCAAACCAGTTATGCCACCGGAATTGCCTAAag atgCGAGACTATCAAAACCAAATAAGCCCAAACCTGAACCTGCTAAACCGCCAGCTTTATTCACAAATGCGCCCAGGTACCGTAGCAAGAGTGGTTCAGTCTCATCTATGAATTCTAGCTGCAGCGAGAAATCAAACAGAAGCTACATTGTCAAAA atcAGTACCAACAGCAACCTATTGTTCAGCCAGTTGCACCATTTGAAGAAAACCAACATCCACAGCAATTGAGTGaag GTGCTCAAGAATTGATCTATGTTACGCACATTGTGAATCCACACAACTTCTTCGTACAAAGGGCGTGTTTCCAAAGACTGGTTAAGGAAATGGTGCGGGAGTTCCGAAATGCTGTATCTTTCGCAAAACCTTCTGTCAATCATATCGCGCCAG GTAAAACATACTTGGCTTTCAACAAGGCTGATAACATGTGGCAGAGATGCCGCGTTCTTGGAATCGACATGTCCAATAAGAATCCAATAGTTCAAGTTTTCTGTTTTGATTTCGGAAGCATCGAGTTTGTCTCAGCCGATAA gttgcGGCTTTTGCCACCTTCAAAAATACAGAGTCCATATCCACTCGCCATCAACTGTTCTTTGGCTAATTGTGTGCCAATAACTGGCAATTGGACTAGTGACGATTCTTTTCTCATTCAACATATCATTGACAA TAAACAGGCTGTGCTTCACGTGCGGAACATAATACCGATTTCAAACGTGGATTTTAAATTGGACTGTGATGTCATCACTTTCGAGAACGGAGTCAGTGTTGCTCATGCTTTAGTGTTCCATGAACGTGCTAAAATGCCTAATCCAAAGCTAtgg TATCCGAAGATTAAGGGTGTACAGGAGACACCAAAACTGTACAATTCCAGTGATTTAAAATCTGAGGAAGAAGTGTACATAACACATGTGGTTCACCCTGACAAGTTTTATGTGAGAAAG CATCATCACCAAGAAGTATATGACAGAATTACTGAAGAATTGGAGCAAGAATACAACCTGGCCTCAACTGCTGGGACTGTGTTTTTGCCAGAAATAG GTAAAGTGTACGCAGTAAACTTGGAGAAGTGCCAGGAGAATGTATCAGCGGCGCAGTGGGCGCGCGGCGTGGTCACGGAGCTGCCGGGCCACAAGCGGGTCCGCGTGCGACTGCCCGACTGTGGCAGCTCTCTACTCTTGCACTGGTCCTCACTACGCTATCTACAAACCAAATTCACGACGCTCAGCGCACTA GCCATAGAATGCCACCTCGCAGGTATTACACCCCCCAACAGACAATGGAGTGCAGTTTCGTGTGAATTCCTTAAGAAATATAAGGGCACTTTACTTGAAGTACGAATTGAAGACAATCGCAACAAAGGTAGACAAAACCGAAAAGACCGTGGCTCCGTCGGAGTTATTCTTTACGATAAAACTGACCCGGAAAACTTAGTTTGCATTAACAATGAGATGATCAAATATAAGTTCGGCGTATCTTTCGG GATTAACAAATTTAGTGCAGCTCCTCCAGAAGAATTAGTTGTCACAAATAAGTTACCTGTACTAGAACCAAAACCAAGTAAACcacaaaaaaataagataacaatCTTAAAGAAAGAAACTGAAGAAAAAGTGAAATCACCTGAAAGTATTGATGATAAAGATTTACTGGCTAAAGATAAAGGGCCGCTTAGGTTAGAGGCCAAGGTTCTGAATTACCAGTCACCttcacatatttatatttctttagttcATCAACAAAAAACTTTCAATGAACTCTTcgaaaaaatgcaaaaatattactctaataagaataataaaaacaagcaGAAAGAAGACTGGAAAGTTGGTGACAGATGTAGCACACTGTGCCAGCAATCACAAACTTGGCGCAGAGCTATTATTATGGAGCTGAAAGACAGTAATGTAAAGTTATTCTACAGTGATTTTGCCTGTATTGAGACAGTTCCAATATCTAGTTTAAAAGAACTGACTCCAGAATTTTCTAAGATTGGTGATGCTGCTATAAAATGTCATTTATGTGGAATCATGCCGGCTGTGGGTGACGAGTGGCCACTGATTAccaaagaatatttaaaagaaCTTCTTGATGCATACAAGagaatatttgtaacaaaaatggGGACCTTCAAAGATAAAAGTATGCCAATTCAACTGTGGGTCTATCATACTGTGCAAGGAGGAGCCTTAGAACCCAATAAATCGACATGGCGTTGtttgaatgaaaaaatacttGAACAAGGCCTCTGCGTACCTGACCAATCTCAAGTC GTCCCAACTGAGAACAATGCCGAAGATTCGCAAGATATGCTGTCGTTCCTCAATATAACTGGTTCCGTGAATGAGTGGCTACTATTAGAGCCTATGCCTATGAAACCACTGGAAAAAGAAAAAGTTGATAGTCGTTCCAAAACAAATTCACCCACGCCTTCCCAAGAGGACGAAGATAACTATTCCAGTACCAAAGAAGACCCTAGTCCTTCCAATGTAATGTACATTACTGACTGGTTACCACCAGAACCTCTCAATTGCAGGGAATTTACAGCGTTACCGAC GTACATAGATAACGAtggtattatttacttacatgaCATACGGCAACAAGATACATTGGATCTTATTCGTAAAGCACTAGATGTTCGTTTCAAAGGACCTGACCCAAAAGCGAAATATACAAAATGGAGTGTAGGGGAACCATGCGTAGCGTTATTCTTTTTAGATAACCGCTATTATAGAGGACGAGTTATTGAAGTAGACAGAGATAATTCCACGTGTATCATTCATTACATAGATTACGGTAATGAAGAGACATGCTCATTTGAAAATTTAAGAAAGAGTGTTCCACTCCACCAAATTCCGACGCAAGCACACAAGTGTATGTTGAGTCGTATACGTCCCGTCGGAAAACAATGGGACAGACAAACATTAGATTATATTCACAAATCAATTGTGGAAAAACAATGCTTTGTAAAAGTAGTAGGTGATGCAGTAAACGGTGTAATACCAATAGAGCTAAAGTATGACAAATTGTGGATAAATGACCACTTGGTCGATTTTGAATTGGCTGAATACAAAGATGGTACAAAAGCCCCTGTCATGAAGTATTGTCCAGTTAAaaagaacaaagaaataatcCAAGAAGATACAATTCAATATGATTCTGGACCAGATTATATTGCAGTTGACGATCAAGATACAGATCAGTTATCTTCATGTCAAAATTCTTTTGATGCAAGTTCTTTAAAAGCTGCCGACTGGAACAAATTAATGGAAAATGAACAGTCTGCAACTGATGGAAAGTTTCTTACATTCCCAAAACATTCTGATGATGAATACATGTGTAATATCGCTCTCATTAATGATGTTAACACATTAGAACTTAGTATTGTTTGGGATGAAGATACATCTAGAGTTTATGAACAGATGTTTGAAGAGATACAGTCTGAAAGTATGAATATGTCACCACTCGATGGCATATTTGAGAACAAAGCATGTATTGCAGTATTCCCAGAAGACGGCCGGTGGTACCGCGCGGTTATTTTACAATATAGCGAAAAAAAAGGTCGTGTTAAAGTAAGGTATGTTGACTATGGTAACATTGAAATTATTTCCTTAGCTGATACAAGAGAGATTTGTGAAGAATTGGTCAAACTTCCGCCTGCAACTATATCTGCTAAATTGTTTGGCGTGCGCTTAAATCCCGATACAGATATCAGTgttattacacaaaattatGCTCAAGTTTTCTTGGATAAAGGACCTTTCCAAGTGAATATCAAGGGTTATGACGGTCCAGTGCCATTGGTAGAGATAAGATATGAAAATAGTGATTTGGTATACAAAAAACTTATTGAAgataatatattcataaaatgtgattaa